AGCCATCGCCGGCACCGGAGACCTCGCGGGGTGCGGTGGGGATCACCGTCGGCTCCACCCAATAGATCTTCTCGCCCTGTTTGTCGCCGGGGCGGTACCAGCGGTCGTCGCTGTCCCGCGACCAGACCAGGCCCTCGGCGTCTTCATAGGTGAAGACATGCGGATCGCTGGGCGGCTTCAGTTGGGCGACGGCGGCGGAGCGGGACTCAGGACCGAAGGCGGCGGCGATCTGTCGGCGCTGGGCGCTCAGGCGCGGACTGTCGTCCACCCAGCGTTGCAGCGGACCGAAGGACTCGCCCTGAGGCGCGGCACGGGACGACTCCGCCCGCGACGCTGATTCGCGAGGCTCACTGGTCTTGGTCATATTCCCACCGCGCCTCGAGATTGAGTCGCGCCGCGATGGTCTGCCAGTCCGGGCCGGTGGTGCTGGCGCACAGGCGGGCGATGGCGGCGTGGATCGGCGCGTAGTCGTAGCGCGGCACGATCAGGTAGCCGCGCGCGGGCAGCGGGTCGTCCACATGGGCCGCGAGCCATGCCGGTGTGCAGACCATGAAATTGAAGGTGTCTGCGGCCTCCTGGCCCACCACGCCGACCAGTGCCTGA
The Roseateles amylovorans genome window above contains:
- a CDS encoding immunity 8 family protein is translated as MTLKGDLKRLHSPDLPDLAHDHPQDPANFRILVQALVGVVGQEAADTFNFMVCTPAWLAAHVDDPLPARGYLIVPRYDYAPIHAAIARLCASTTGPDWQTIAARLNLEARWEYDQDQ